One window of Chryseobacterium indologenes genomic DNA carries:
- a CDS encoding TonB-dependent receptor — protein sequence MSIIFKKRLFIALVLPTAALYYGQSTKDSLEKSKSLDEVMLVGRNLSQTAKERKTPVAVSTIKAAEIQEKLGNREFPEIMKSTPSVYVTKVGGGFGDSRINMRGFDGANIAVIINGQPVNDMQGGTVYWSNWTGLADIASNIQIQRGLGASKFVVPSVGGTINIVTKATDSEQKAMIKGEVGNDNYSRISAMYSSGLKNKWGTTVLLSRWQGDGYINGTKGEGYSWFFSTGFKPNEKHAFNLIATGAPQVHDTRRSSATGANVATLQQLDTYGRRYNPQTGMLNGSQFNLAPNFYHKPIASLNWDWTMNDNLKLSTVLYGSWGRGGGGTGLNGSIKNGSGQTMNFMNYGAGGDGTINWDMIYRYNRGGMVTDYNGNTFQKSTFTAPAGSPGDYNGQYVATLNGTSGIVRKQSINAHDWYGVIADLNYKKNNWTFNGGIDLKTYKGALYDIVTDMLGSDALFVSSTANAPKGYYINNTVKPEPLTKLKDAQKVSVHNEGLVKWAGLYGMVEYSSEKLSASVQGSVSEQYYKRRDYMLYTPGNQETKWYHKTGYIVKGGANYNIDEHHNVFFNTGVISRQPLFNALFPSNQNIYNDAKNERIFSVELGYGFKSRYVDVNINAYRTQWDDRFISRTFNAGAADVANFSQLQLGNAYFYNALNVGQIHQGVELEAKARPFANLRLRGMLSLGNWKYKGNANFNILDVQNNQEVAGATGVINIKDLKVGDAAQTTASLGVDYSITKAFSIDANWEYYDKLYAQFNPINFLTEAAREKGIVKLPSYNLFDVGASYKFTLDAKKSLTLRANVYNLFNKYYISELSSNIFAGDKIASGPNAGKTYQETGRVYQGIADGNTGFLGFGRTWSVAATLRF from the coding sequence ATGAGCATTATTTTTAAAAAGCGACTATTTATAGCGCTTGTTTTACCAACGGCCGCCCTTTATTATGGGCAGAGTACGAAGGATTCTTTAGAGAAATCAAAATCTCTTGATGAGGTGATGTTGGTAGGTAGAAACCTTTCCCAAACAGCCAAAGAAAGAAAAACTCCTGTTGCAGTTTCCACCATCAAGGCTGCGGAAATTCAGGAGAAGCTAGGAAACAGAGAATTTCCTGAGATTATGAAGTCTACTCCATCCGTGTATGTGACCAAAGTGGGCGGAGGTTTTGGAGACAGCAGAATCAACATGAGAGGTTTTGATGGGGCTAACATTGCTGTGATCATCAACGGACAGCCGGTGAATGACATGCAGGGAGGTACTGTATACTGGTCTAACTGGACCGGGTTGGCAGACATTGCGAGCAACATTCAGATCCAGAGAGGTTTGGGAGCATCCAAATTTGTAGTTCCTTCTGTAGGGGGAACCATCAATATTGTGACCAAAGCTACCGATTCTGAGCAGAAAGCAATGATCAAAGGAGAAGTAGGTAATGATAACTACTCCAGAATATCTGCGATGTACTCTTCCGGATTAAAAAACAAATGGGGAACAACTGTATTGCTTTCCCGTTGGCAAGGTGACGGTTATATCAATGGAACTAAAGGAGAAGGTTATTCCTGGTTTTTCTCAACAGGATTTAAGCCAAATGAAAAACATGCATTCAATTTAATCGCAACCGGAGCACCTCAGGTACATGATACAAGAAGGTCTTCTGCAACCGGAGCTAATGTGGCTACTCTACAGCAATTGGATACTTATGGAAGAAGATACAATCCTCAGACAGGAATGTTGAATGGTTCTCAATTTAATTTGGCTCCTAACTTCTATCATAAGCCTATTGCATCATTGAACTGGGACTGGACAATGAATGATAACCTGAAGCTATCTACCGTTCTTTATGGTTCATGGGGACGCGGTGGCGGTGGTACCGGACTGAACGGTTCTATCAAAAACGGCAGCGGCCAAACCATGAATTTCATGAATTACGGTGCAGGCGGAGACGGTACTATCAACTGGGATATGATTTACAGATATAACAGAGGGGGTATGGTAACCGATTATAACGGAAACACTTTCCAGAAATCAACCTTTACTGCTCCTGCAGGTTCTCCTGGTGATTATAACGGACAATATGTAGCTACTCTGAACGGAACCAGCGGTATCGTAAGAAAGCAAAGTATCAATGCTCATGACTGGTATGGAGTAATTGCAGACCTTAATTACAAAAAAAATAACTGGACCTTTAACGGAGGTATTGATCTTAAAACTTATAAAGGAGCACTTTACGATATTGTAACCGATATGTTGGGATCTGATGCACTATTTGTTTCCAGTACAGCAAATGCTCCAAAAGGATACTATATCAACAATACAGTAAAACCGGAGCCTCTTACTAAACTTAAAGATGCTCAAAAAGTATCTGTACACAACGAAGGTCTTGTAAAATGGGCAGGTTTATACGGAATGGTTGAATACAGCTCTGAAAAACTAAGTGCATCTGTTCAGGGATCAGTTTCTGAACAATACTACAAAAGAAGGGATTATATGCTGTATACGCCAGGAAACCAGGAAACAAAATGGTATCACAAAACGGGGTATATTGTAAAAGGAGGTGCCAACTACAATATAGATGAGCATCATAATGTATTTTTCAATACAGGAGTTATTTCAAGGCAGCCATTGTTCAACGCGCTGTTCCCTTCCAACCAGAATATTTACAACGATGCAAAGAATGAAAGAATTTTCTCTGTAGAGTTAGGATATGGTTTCAAATCCCGTTATGTAGATGTGAATATCAATGCTTACAGAACGCAGTGGGATGACAGATTTATTTCAAGAACCTTCAATGCAGGAGCTGCAGATGTAGCTAACTTCTCTCAATTACAACTTGGAAATGCTTATTTCTACAACGCTCTGAATGTTGGACAAATACACCAGGGTGTTGAATTGGAAGCGAAGGCAAGACCATTTGCCAACCTTAGGCTGAGAGGAATGTTATCATTAGGAAACTGGAAGTACAAAGGAAATGCAAATTTCAACATTCTTGATGTTCAGAACAATCAGGAAGTTGCCGGAGCTACAGGAGTTATCAACATCAAAGATTTAAAAGTTGGGGATGCTGCACAAACTACAGCAAGTCTGGGAGTTGATTACAGCATTACCAAAGCTTTCAGTATTGATGCTAACTGGGAATATTATGACAAGCTATATGCACAGTTTAACCCAATCAATTTCCTTACTGAGGCTGCAAGAGAAAAAGGAATTGTAAAATTGCCAAGTTATAATTTATTTGACGTAGGTGCTTCTTACAAATTTACGCTTGACGCGAAAAAGTCTTTAACATTGAGAGCGAATGTATACAACTTATTCAACAAATATTATATTTCTGAATTAAGCTCCAATATTTTTGCAGGCGACAAAATTGCCAGCGGTCCAAATGCCGGAAAAACATACCAGGAAACAGGTAGAGTTTATCAGGGTATTGCCGATGGTAACACAGGATTCCTTGGTTTTGGAAGAACGTGGTCTGTTGCTGCTACTTTAAGATTCTAA
- a CDS encoding low affinity iron permease family protein encodes MKNNFFERFSDRVVYITGSPGAFIGASLLVVIWAVCGPIFNYSETWQLVINTGTTIITFLMVFLIQKTQNKDSKAIQIKLNELIASYEKASNRLVDIEDLTEEELDQLHKYYEKLGKLSNKSKPSSNSAGQQHRYK; translated from the coding sequence ATGAAAAATAATTTTTTTGAAAGGTTTTCAGATCGTGTTGTTTATATTACCGGAAGTCCCGGGGCTTTTATCGGTGCAAGTCTGCTTGTTGTTATCTGGGCAGTTTGCGGGCCTATTTTTAACTATTCCGAAACCTGGCAGCTGGTTATCAATACCGGTACTACTATTATAACTTTCCTGATGGTGTTTCTGATTCAAAAGACTCAGAATAAAGATTCAAAAGCAATTCAGATAAAGCTGAATGAGCTTATAGCATCCTATGAAAAAGCCAGCAACCGGCTGGTTGATATTGAAGATTTAACGGAAGAAGAACTGGACCAGCTTCATAAGTATTATGAAAAATTAGGTAAGCTATCCAATAAATCAAAGCCATCTTCTAATTCTGCAGGACAGCAGCACCGATATAAATAA
- a CDS encoding ferritin-like domain-containing protein encodes METKTAAKKSPAKKTTPAKTSAKTPAKKNAAKSLEDLFEDALKDIYWAEKALLKALPTMMKNATSEKLKTAIDKHITETEGHVERLEECFKALGKKAQAKKCDAMQGLLDEGKSILEETEPGAVRDAGIIAAAQKVEHYEIATYGTLAAFAKVLKEEDCLKHLLSTLEEEKKCDELLTKVADTNLNSKAM; translated from the coding sequence ATGGAAACTAAAACAGCAGCCAAAAAATCACCGGCTAAAAAGACAACACCTGCGAAAACATCTGCAAAAACTCCGGCTAAAAAAAATGCAGCCAAAAGTTTGGAAGATCTTTTTGAAGATGCACTGAAAGATATTTATTGGGCTGAAAAAGCATTATTGAAAGCATTGCCGACAATGATGAAAAATGCTACCAGTGAAAAACTTAAAACAGCTATTGACAAGCATATTACTGAAACGGAAGGTCATGTTGAAAGACTGGAAGAATGTTTTAAAGCTTTAGGAAAAAAAGCCCAGGCAAAAAAATGCGATGCCATGCAGGGATTATTGGATGAAGGAAAAAGTATCCTGGAAGAGACAGAGCCGGGAGCAGTAAGAGATGCAGGAATCATTGCAGCAGCACAAAAAGTTGAACATTACGAAATTGCCACATACGGTACCCTTGCAGCTTTTGCAAAAGTATTGAAAGAGGAGGATTGCCTTAAACATCTTTTAAGCACATTGGAAGAAGAGAAAAAATGTGACGAGCTGTTAACAAAAGTTGCGGATACCAATCTCAACAGCAAAGCAATGTAA